TGTACCCACTCCCACGGTGAGCGCGTGTGCAGGGACTTTCATGGGGTCATTATCGAAGAAACGTGAATTGGCAATGCGCGTATCAGACGTAAGCGTCTTGATGCGTGTACGGGAACGAAGCGAAGAACCCGGCTCGTTAAAGGCGATATGTCCATCAGGACCAATGCCACCTAAGAAGAGATCAATGCCTCCTGCCTCGCGTATCATATCCTCATAGTGCTGGCATTCAGCCTGCAAATCCTCTGCGTTTCCATTCAGAATATGGATATTTTCTTTCGGACAGTCAATATGATTAAAGAGTTTCTCTGCCATGAAAGAGTGATAACTCTGCGGATGATCCTCTGGAAGTCCCACGTACTCATCCATGTTGAAAGTAACAACATTCTTGAAACTAACCCTTCCTTCCTTGTAAGCCTTTATCAGTTCTGCATACATTCGCTCCGGAGAAGAGCCTGTAGGCAGTCCAAGCACAAAAGGTTTTTCCTGTCCTTTGGCAGCATTAATACGTTCAATCACATAGTTAGCAGCCCACTTAGACAACTGCTCGTAGTTGGGTTCTATGATTAATCTCATAATTTTTGGGTTTTAAAATGTTTATTTTGTTTGGGTATTTTATTCTGTCTCTTTCTCTGTTTTCATTCTATCTTCAACAGCATTAACTTTATTCATTCCCTGCTGATGCCTTGATTTTCTTTGTGGCATCAGGATAAGTGAAAGGCACGAACCATGTAATCAGCAGTGCAGGAATAGTACATACCAACACAACAAGGAAGAAATGTTGATATCCAAGCTTATCACTGATGTAACCACT
The nucleotide sequence above comes from Segatella oris. Encoded proteins:
- the nagB gene encoding glucosamine-6-phosphate deaminase, with amino-acid sequence MRLIIEPNYEQLSKWAANYVIERINAAKGQEKPFVLGLPTGSSPERMYAELIKAYKEGRVSFKNVVTFNMDEYVGLPEDHPQSYHSFMAEKLFNHIDCPKENIHILNGNAEDLQAECQHYEDMIREAGGIDLFLGGIGPDGHIAFNEPGSSLRSRTRIKTLTSDTRIANSRFFDNDPMKVPAHALTVGVGTVMDAKEVLILVNGHHKAEALHAAVEGGITQKWTISALQMHEHGIIVCDEAATDKLTVETYKYFKNIEKENL